Proteins from one Hylaeus volcanicus isolate JK05 unplaced genomic scaffold, UHH_iyHylVolc1.0_haploid 12186, whole genome shotgun sequence genomic window:
- the LOC128882790 gene encoding uncharacterized protein LOC128882790 — translation MVDTGSEVHLLENEVLKNHVRINSHHRIQLRGIGSDFVTTIGSIDVNLFRQKVIFHVVPNDFPILQEGILGSEFFNENEASINYAEEQVEFKGVRMPFSSKKKKWRSPLIQFVKGSENHPPVRRTKDDDIEVDLSVFSKWTMEPEAETISEDCSATSIHVDPTPELTPEKEITSENLSDSVGKISIVKADSLKENILEPDNTVESAPAAAPEKEKTETKINVKDTQRAKVLRIMKSMGYKTGQGLGKRNQGWANPVSVISNYKRTGLGYHKSLVKRHGAARNTIGHRYHRTRFKQTISATKRTSEHRYHRTRIKADSMHLNKTTHHHHIQLQRPVRDEGTPATTSSSSRCASPPTGESPSCSSPCSYVE, via the coding sequence ATGGTCGATACGGGCTCAGAAGTACACCTGTTAGAGAATGAAGTCTTGAAGAACCACGTCCGGATTAATTCCCACCATCGAATTCAGCTCCGTGGAATAGGCAGCGACTTCGTGACCACAATTGGATCCATTGATGTAAACCTGTTCCGTCAAAAAGTCATCTTCCATGTGGTCCCTAACGACTTTCCCATTCTACAAGAAGGAATACTGGGAAGTGAATTCTTCAACGAAAATGAAGCCTCAATTAATTACGCTGAGGAACAAGTCGAATTCAAAGGTGTCAGAATGCCATTCagttcaaaaaagaaaaagtggcGCTCACCTCTTATTCAGTTCGTCAAAGGAAGCGAGAATCATCCACCAGTTCGCAGGACCAAAGATGACGACATAGAAGTTGATTTATCCGTCTTCTCCAAATGGACCATGGAACCCGAGGCAGAAACCATCTCAGAAGATTGTTCGGCCACAAGCATACACGTGGACCCAACACCGGAATTGACacctgaaaaagaaattacttctGAAAATCTGTCGGATTCAGTTGGAAAAATCAGCATCGTAAAAGCTGACTCACTTAAAGAAAACATCCTAGAACCCGATAACACCGTAGAATCCGCACCAGCAGCTGCacctgaaaaagaaaaaacggaaacaaaaattaacgtCAAGGATACACAAAGAGCTAAGGTACTCAGAATAATGAAATCCATGGGTTACAAGACAGGACAAGGGCTCGGAAAACGAAATCAAGGATGGGCAAATCCCGTCTCTGTCATCAGTAACTACAAACGCACAGGACTCGGATACCATAAGTCCCTTGTAAAACGACACGGAGCAGCGAGAAACACCATTGGTCATCGTTACCACCGGACGCGCTTTAAACAAACCATTAGCGCGACGAAACGGACCAGCGAACACCGGTATCATCGAACACGCATCAAAGCGGACTCGATGCACCTAAACAAGACGACTCACCATCACCATATCCAGCTGCAACGACCAGTGCGGGACGAGGGCACGCCAGCCACAACATCATCCAGTTCGCGATGTGCATCGCCACCAACAGGGGAATCGCCTTCATGCAGCAGTCCATGCAGCTATGTTGAGTGA